One segment of uncultured Methanobrevibacter sp. DNA contains the following:
- a CDS encoding DUF998 domain-containing protein, producing MKSKVAGIVFIVGSLYYIVAEAISATFFNSSLMDAYIFHTISELGIPNANSPLFWLMDSAFILIGLTLIFGNFYSFKDFIAKNKIPFYIFTLITGIGVIIVGLIHGGNPLTSGYHTLGAVMAILGGNILLVLISRSMAEFELYQKITFILGISGIIVFWIMFFNMESIYMPVYERMSVYTLIIWSFVSGVYLLEN from the coding sequence ATGAAGTCTAAAGTTGCCGGAATAGTTTTTATTGTGGGCAGTTTGTACTATATTGTAGCTGAAGCCATTTCTGCAACTTTTTTTAATTCTTCTTTAATGGATGCATATATTTTTCATACTATTTCTGAACTTGGAATTCCAAATGCAAACTCTCCATTATTCTGGTTGATGGATTCTGCTTTTATTTTAATTGGTTTAACTTTAATATTTGGAAATTTTTACAGTTTTAAAGATTTCATCGCTAAAAATAAGATTCCTTTTTACATTTTCACATTGATAACAGGTATTGGAGTTATTATTGTAGGTTTGATTCATGGTGGAAATCCTCTGACTTCTGGTTATCATACCTTGGGTGCTGTAATGGCTATTTTGGGTGGAAATATATTATTGGTTTTGATTTCAAGGTCTATGGCAGAATTTGAATTATATCAAAAAATCACTTTCATATTGGGGATTTCTGGCATAATTGTGTTTTGGATAATGTTTTTCAATATGGAAAGTATCTACATGCCTGTATATGAAAGGATGTCCGTTTACACATTAATTATTTGGAGTTTTGTGAGCGGTGTTTACTTGCTTGAAAATTAA
- the argB gene encoding acetylglutamate kinase: MKDIDVLIEALPYIKKFHDKKILIKYGGHAMVDEEAKSSTARDTVLLKYVGMKPLIVHGGGPEISRSMDKLGKKSKFIKGLRVTDEETMEIIEMVLVGKISTEIVSELIKHDGDAISLSGKDSSLIFAHKKEAHTIDEELVDLGLVGEVDLVNADLLEMFLENEYIPVISPVGIAEDGTSLNLNADTAAGEVASAVGAEKLIILTDVPGVLRDPSDPDSLINKIHVSEVPGLIEDGIISGGMIPKIETCVKAIENGVESCHIIDGRKKHSLLLEVFTTDGIGTMICK, from the coding sequence ATGAAAGATATTGATGTTTTAATTGAAGCTTTGCCATACATCAAGAAGTTTCATGATAAAAAAATTTTGATTAAATATGGTGGACATGCAATGGTTGATGAAGAAGCAAAATCATCCACCGCTCGTGACACTGTATTGCTTAAATATGTTGGAATGAAACCGTTAATTGTTCATGGTGGTGGTCCGGAAATATCCAGGTCAATGGATAAATTAGGAAAAAAATCCAAGTTCATCAAAGGTTTAAGGGTGACTGATGAAGAAACAATGGAAATTATTGAAATGGTTTTAGTTGGTAAAATTTCAACTGAAATTGTATCAGAACTCATTAAACATGATGGTGATGCAATTAGTTTATCTGGAAAAGATTCAAGTTTAATATTTGCTCATAAAAAAGAAGCACATACTATTGATGAAGAGCTTGTTGATTTGGGTCTTGTAGGTGAAGTTGATCTTGTAAATGCTGATTTACTTGAAATGTTTTTAGAAAATGAGTATATTCCAGTAATTTCTCCAGTTGGTATTGCTGAAGATGGAACAAGTTTAAATTTAAATGCAGATACTGCTGCTGGTGAAGTTGCTAGTGCTGTTGGTGCTGAAAAATTAATTATTTTAACTGATGTGCCTGGTGTTTTAAGAGATCCTTCAGATCCTGATTCCTTGATTAATAAGATTCATGTCTCTGAAGTCCCTGGTTTAATAGAGGATGGAATAATTTCAGGCGGTATGATTCCAAAAATTGAAACTTGTGTAAAAGCTATTGAAAATGGTGTCGAATCCTGCCATATTATTGATGGACGTAAAAAACACTCTTTGCTTTTAGAAGTATTCACAACAGATGGTATTGGAACTATGATTTGTAAATAA
- a CDS encoding SAP domain-containing protein has product MSEQKLEIFNVLNFLNNGYELEDILNEGQFGTFESAEACIKYLVDEGYLKGDVGEIGGSDVTGGEALTPEEISKKYTVSQLKDILRENGLKVSGKKQELVERVLPVLNGEVESEETTLVDFDKSADLELTEKALEFLDENDWIDLYMFALVAFRFEDYQTYVESSTEGKIETALSFCDEILSRALVANQFLVFIDALSAKAHVYAYYEDYDSFLDYDLQRYIIGLNPIVMDSQTYATYDVINEANIINLKNVVEKLNMGNLKKRFDKIWNKCHIKNTTVPKKVCYKILQKAIGGANIEELNFDVKEKYFNKKFGI; this is encoded by the coding sequence GTGAGTGAACAAAAATTAGAAATATTCAATGTTTTAAATTTTTTAAACAATGGTTATGAACTTGAAGATATTTTAAATGAAGGTCAATTTGGAACTTTTGAATCAGCTGAAGCTTGTATTAAGTATTTGGTTGATGAAGGATATCTTAAAGGGGATGTTGGAGAAATTGGCGGCAGTGATGTAACTGGTGGGGAAGCATTAACCCCTGAAGAAATATCAAAAAAATACACTGTCTCACAATTAAAGGATATTTTGAGAGAAAACGGTTTAAAAGTTTCTGGTAAAAAACAGGAACTTGTTGAAAGGGTTTTACCAGTTTTAAATGGTGAAGTTGAATCTGAAGAGACAACATTGGTTGATTTTGATAAATCTGCTGATTTGGAATTAACTGAAAAGGCTCTTGAGTTTTTAGATGAAAATGACTGGATTGATTTGTACATGTTTGCACTTGTTGCATTCAGATTTGAAGATTATCAAACCTATGTCGAATCATCAACTGAAGGCAAAATCGAAACTGCATTGAGTTTCTGTGATGAAATTCTTTCAAGAGCGTTGGTTGCAAATCAATTTTTAGTGTTTATCGATGCATTATCTGCAAAAGCTCATGTTTATGCATATTATGAGGATTATGATTCATTCTTGGATTATGACTTGCAACGTTATATTATTGGATTAAACCCTATTGTTATGGATTCACAAACTTATGCAACATATGATGTTATAAATGAAGCCAATATCATTAATTTGAAAAACGTAGTGGAAAAATTGAATATGGGTAATCTAAAGAAAAGATTTGATAAAATATGGAACAAGTGCCATATTAAAAACACTACTGTGCCTAAAAAAGTTTGCTACAAAATTTTACAAAAAGCTATTGGTGGCGCAAACATCGAAGAACTCAACTTTGATGTGAAAGAAAAATACTTTAATAAAAAATTTGGAATTTAA
- a CDS encoding MFS transporter: protein MTQLIIQLIANMTVIALPDIAADLNFSAEAILWVNIIYLMSFVAFSLPFAKIISQYGVKKSTKISLLLLFFSILISVFSINDIMFLLSRLMQGFSAAILAISLYVIVVEEFEDSEIGSALGVVSSSGYIGLLIAPVVMGLAIVALDWKWAFLMVLLILVILLILLNGIDYEWATEKKHVDNKGSLIYVVMMCLFTYGMTLLDEFGIVFVVISVILLIILFKVEKNVPEPIFNFQLLKDVKYVIGNYAAMITYFTITITITVLSLHLQYILDVEEIVVSFILLIAPIIMIGTSGFSGRLSNRIDSRIISGVAMIFICASSTIFFFVDFIPFSIILVGCALQGIGNGLFSAPNNKYVLTLVDEEDLPDASSVLSTSKELGKILSAGIFTVILSIFIGGQQLGLDHIDHLFIQSANLMMFICLLLNLSAAILLFYSKFRYDHVPNESAVRFFKRIAPEWAKKRAYEK from the coding sequence ATAACTCAATTAATCATACAGTTAATTGCTAACATGACTGTTATTGCCTTGCCAGATATAGCTGCTGATTTAAATTTTTCTGCTGAAGCAATTTTGTGGGTAAATATAATTTATCTGATGAGTTTTGTGGCTTTCAGTCTGCCTTTTGCTAAAATCATTTCACAGTATGGGGTTAAAAAATCCACTAAAATAAGCCTTTTATTACTGTTTTTTTCTATTTTAATCTCAGTATTTTCGATAAATGATATTATGTTTCTTTTATCTAGATTAATGCAAGGATTTTCAGCTGCTATATTGGCTATTAGCTTATATGTTATTGTAGTTGAAGAGTTTGAGGATAGTGAAATAGGTTCCGCATTAGGTGTAGTTTCATCATCAGGATATATTGGATTGTTAATTGCTCCAGTAGTTATGGGATTGGCAATTGTTGCATTAGATTGGAAATGGGCATTTTTAATGGTACTCCTAATATTAGTTATTCTGCTGATATTATTGAATGGAATTGACTATGAATGGGCCACCGAAAAGAAACATGTAGACAATAAAGGTTCACTAATCTACGTTGTTATGATGTGTCTATTTACTTATGGAATGACACTACTGGATGAGTTTGGAATTGTTTTTGTAGTAATCAGCGTTATTTTATTAATAATATTGTTTAAAGTTGAAAAAAATGTTCCCGAACCAATATTTAATTTCCAGTTGCTTAAGGATGTTAAATATGTGATTGGAAATTATGCTGCTATGATAACTTATTTCACTATAACAATTACCATTACTGTACTGTCACTGCATTTGCAATATATTTTAGATGTTGAAGAGATTGTTGTGAGCTTTATTCTTCTTATTGCACCTATTATCATGATAGGAACATCCGGTTTTTCAGGTAGGCTTTCAAATAGGATTGATTCAAGAATAATATCCGGCGTTGCAATGATTTTCATATGTGCATCATCAACCATATTTTTCTTTGTTGATTTCATACCATTTAGTATTATTCTTGTTGGATGCGCCTTACAAGGAATAGGCAATGGATTGTTTTCAGCTCCAAATAATAAATATGTTTTAACTCTTGTGGATGAGGAAGATTTGCCTGATGCAAGTTCAGTTTTATCAACCAGTAAGGAATTAGGTAAAATTTTAAGTGCTGGAATTTTCACAGTCATATTGTCCATTTTCATTGGAGGCCAGCAATTGGGACTTGATCATATTGACCATTTATTTATTCAGTCAGCTAACTTAATGATGTTTATATGCCTATTGTTAAATTTGTCTGCGGCAATTTTACTATTCTACAGTAAATTCAGATATGACCATGTTCCTAATGAAAGTGCTGTAAGATTCTTTAAACGCATTGCACCTGAATGGGCTAAAAAAAGGGCGTATGAGAAATAA
- a CDS encoding reductive dehalogenase domain-containing protein, which translates to MSELNELKDYLIELGASKVGFADVNGLANEFVDLPNGISLVLKLPKETIQLVKDEEYEDYWKSFHRQIGKLTKIAHKGERYIKNLGYDAFALTMKRNECDMEKLLSILPYKTIATKSGLGWIGRSALFVTPEYGSAVALGAILTDMPLEFGNPITDSECDDCTNCQDACPVDAINPQKWNNRLNREDIIDIKTCSEYIIDQYKAGLGCTKCMSECKLTQEYLKR; encoded by the coding sequence ATGTCAGAACTGAATGAACTTAAAGATTACTTGATAGAATTGGGAGCAAGCAAAGTTGGCTTTGCAGATGTCAACGGTCTTGCAAATGAATTCGTTGATTTGCCCAATGGAATCAGTCTTGTTTTAAAACTTCCAAAAGAAACAATACAATTAGTTAAAGATGAAGAGTACGAAGATTATTGGAAATCATTTCACCGGCAAATTGGAAAATTAACAAAAATTGCCCACAAAGGTGAAAGATATATAAAAAATCTTGGATATGATGCATTCGCCCTCACAATGAAACGCAATGAATGCGATATGGAAAAACTATTAAGTATTTTGCCTTATAAAACAATAGCTACAAAATCAGGTCTTGGATGGATTGGTCGCTCCGCATTATTCGTTACACCAGAATATGGTTCTGCAGTTGCTCTTGGTGCAATATTAACAGACATGCCCCTTGAATTTGGAAATCCGATTACCGATTCGGAATGTGACGACTGTACAAACTGTCAGGACGCATGCCCAGTTGATGCAATCAATCCCCAGAAATGGAACAACAGACTTAATAGGGAAGACATTATCGATATTAAAACATGCAGCGAATACATTATAGACCAGTACAAGGCAGGACTTGGCTGTACAAAATGCATGAGTGAGTGTAAGCTCACCCAAGAATATCTGAAACGTTAG